In a genomic window of Alcanivorax sp.:
- a CDS encoding anti-sigma factor: MKPDDYERNHALAAEYVVGTLQGAARQRFERWMMASSRLRRQVWYWERRLQPFNDSLPEASPPDAVWHAIEQRLFPEAAKPAEPRWWQTLTAWRWSAGIAMLAVFALLVWTPPPTVVTHYVGVVQSQQAEPLWLVNASADHRLTVKAMPPVQPADGGRDYQLWLLPESGAPVSLALLPTGGAQLKVDLSDQQVRQLLQSRSLAISLEPAGGSPTGQPTGPVVYQTRLVQM, from the coding sequence ATGAAGCCCGATGACTACGAACGTAACCATGCTCTGGCTGCCGAGTATGTGGTAGGTACGTTGCAAGGCGCAGCCCGGCAGCGTTTCGAGCGCTGGATGATGGCCTCTTCCCGGCTTCGTCGGCAGGTGTGGTACTGGGAGCGTCGACTGCAACCCTTTAACGACAGTCTGCCGGAAGCCTCACCGCCGGATGCGGTCTGGCATGCCATCGAGCAACGCCTTTTCCCTGAAGCCGCAAAACCCGCAGAGCCTCGCTGGTGGCAAACCCTTACGGCCTGGCGATGGAGTGCCGGTATTGCCATGCTGGCAGTGTTCGCCTTGCTGGTGTGGACGCCGCCACCCACGGTGGTGACCCATTACGTGGGGGTGGTGCAGAGCCAGCAGGCGGAGCCCCTGTGGCTGGTCAATGCGTCTGCGGATCATCGTCTGACAGTGAAAGCCATGCCGCCAGTTCAGCCAGCGGACGGGGGCAGGGATTACCAGTTGTGGTTGTTGCCGGAGTCCGGCGCACCGGTATCGTTAGCATTGCTGCCCACGGGGGGCGCGCAGTTGAAGGTGGATCTCAGCGATCAGCAGGTCCGTCAGTTGTTGCAGTCCCGTTCCCTGGCGATCAGTCTGGAACCTGCCGGCGGATCGCCCACTGGCCAGC